The proteins below are encoded in one region of Bacillus vallismortis:
- a CDS encoding disulfide oxidoreductase, protein MKNRIVCLYASWVVALIAMLGSLYFSEIKKFIPCELCWYQRILMYPLVLILGIATFQGDTRVKKYVLPMAIIGAFISIMHYLEQKVPGFSGIKPCVSGVPCSGQYINWFGFMTIPFLALIAFILIIVFMCLLKGEKSE, encoded by the coding sequence ATGAAAAATAGAATCGTATGTTTATATGCTTCCTGGGTTGTCGCTCTTATTGCCATGCTCGGCAGCCTGTATTTCAGTGAAATCAAAAAGTTCATTCCATGTGAACTGTGCTGGTACCAGCGTATCCTGATGTATCCGCTTGTCCTGATTTTAGGCATCGCCACCTTTCAAGGGGACACTCGCGTAAAAAAATATGTGCTTCCGATGGCGATTATCGGGGCGTTTATTTCCATCATGCATTACTTAGAGCAGAAAGTGCCGGGCTTTTCCGGCATTAAGCCGTGTGTAAGCGGTGTGCCGTGCTCAGGCCAATACATTAACTGGTTTGGTTTTATGACCATTCCGTTTCTGGCCCTGATTGCTTTTATTCTGATTATTGTTTTTATGTGTCTGCTGAAAGGCGAAAAATCTGAATAA
- a CDS encoding trimeric intracellular cation channel family protein: MAWELLSVIGIIAFAVSGAIVAMEEEYDILGVYILGIVTAFGGGAIRNLLIGVPVSALWEQGAYFQIALLSITIVFLFPKLLLRHWNKWGNLSDAIGLAAFAIQGALYAVKMGHPLSAVIVAAVLTGSGGGIIRDLLAGRKPLVLKAEIYAVWAALGGLIVGLGWLGNSFGLYVLFFVLVVCRVCSYMFKWKLPNRSFRLDN, from the coding sequence ATGGCTTGGGAGCTGCTCAGTGTGATTGGCATCATTGCGTTTGCAGTCAGCGGCGCAATCGTTGCGATGGAAGAAGAATATGATATTTTAGGAGTTTATATATTAGGAATTGTCACAGCCTTTGGAGGAGGAGCGATCCGTAATTTGCTAATCGGTGTTCCGGTGTCGGCATTATGGGAGCAGGGCGCATACTTTCAAATCGCCCTCCTGTCCATTACGATTGTGTTTCTGTTTCCGAAGCTGCTGCTGAGGCATTGGAACAAGTGGGGCAATTTATCAGATGCAATCGGTCTCGCGGCTTTCGCCATCCAAGGCGCGCTGTATGCCGTCAAAATGGGCCACCCGCTTAGTGCCGTCATCGTGGCTGCGGTCCTGACGGGAAGCGGCGGCGGAATCATCCGCGATCTTCTTGCCGGACGCAAACCGCTTGTGCTGAAAGCAGAAATTTATGCGGTCTGGGCGGCTCTCGGCGGTTTAATCGTCGGCTTGGGCTGGCTTGGAAACTCGTTTGGCTTGTACGTTCTGTTTTTCGTGCTCGTCGTTTGCCGTGTTTGTTCCTACATGTTTAAGTGGAAGCTGCCAAACCGTTCTTTTCGTTTAGATAACTAA
- the helD gene encoding RNA polymerase recycling motor HelD, translating to MNQQDKEWKEEQSRIDEVLQELGKKERFLETSAGGLKHDIIGLRKSFWEDVTVNFDDTHEAVETMASMKQQAELLSDRERNHRRMDQQLKRIHQLKASPYFGRIDFIETGEEQAEPIYIGLASCMDEKEEHFLIYDWRAPISSMYYNYSPGKAEYEVPGETIEGEMVLKRQFIIKNGALKAMFNTDMTIGDEMLQEVLSHQSDTQMKNIVSTIQKEQNQIIRNEKSKFLIVQGAAGSGKTSAALQRVAYLLYRHRGVIDAGQIVLFSPNFLFNSYVSSVLPELGEENMEQATFQEYIERRLGRTFRCESPFDQLEYCLAKSKEGGFLSRLSGITWKAGLSFQQFIDEYVSWLSTEGMIFKNIVFRGQKLITKEHIQSYFYSLDQRQSIPNRIEQTAKWLLSELHTFEKKERRKDWVIQEAELLDKEDYLDVYKKLQERKRFSESTFNDYQREQQLLAAIIVKKAFNPLKQAIRLLAFLDVKQLYLQLFSGWGGTSQHEKTAPIGEQTRAAFAENQLLYEDAAPFLYLQDLIEGRKKNMKIKHLFIDEAQDYSPFQLAYMRSIFPAASMTVLGDINQSIYAHTIHGPKRMDASFEDEPAEYVRLKRTYRSTRQIVELTKAILEDGEDIEPFNRNGEMPLIFKSEGREDLCQKLTKEMERLKKQGHETIAIICKTARQCIQAHANISEYIDARLIHKENQTFQKGVCVIPVYLAKGIEFDAVLVYDASEEHYHTEHDRRLLYTACTRAMHSLTVFYTGKASPFVTAMPPHLYQDAE from the coding sequence ATGAATCAGCAGGATAAAGAATGGAAGGAAGAGCAGTCAAGAATAGATGAGGTACTGCAGGAACTCGGCAAAAAAGAGCGGTTTCTCGAAACATCAGCAGGCGGGTTGAAGCATGATATTATCGGATTAAGAAAAAGCTTTTGGGAGGATGTTACGGTCAATTTTGATGATACCCATGAAGCCGTTGAAACGATGGCTAGCATGAAGCAGCAGGCGGAGCTGCTGTCTGATCGGGAACGGAATCACCGGCGCATGGATCAGCAGCTCAAACGAATTCATCAATTAAAAGCATCACCTTATTTCGGGCGGATTGATTTTATTGAAACCGGCGAAGAACAGGCGGAGCCAATTTATATCGGCTTAGCTTCTTGTATGGATGAGAAGGAAGAACACTTTTTGATATATGACTGGAGGGCGCCGATATCCAGTATGTACTACAATTATTCCCCAGGAAAAGCGGAGTATGAAGTGCCCGGTGAAACGATAGAAGGCGAAATGGTGCTGAAACGACAATTTATCATTAAAAACGGCGCTCTCAAGGCGATGTTTAATACTGATATGACGATTGGTGATGAAATGCTGCAAGAGGTCTTAAGCCATCAATCTGATACCCAAATGAAAAACATCGTGTCTACGATTCAGAAAGAACAAAATCAGATTATCCGTAATGAAAAAAGCAAATTCCTGATCGTGCAGGGAGCGGCCGGCAGCGGGAAAACCTCGGCAGCGCTTCAGCGTGTCGCTTATTTGTTATACAGGCACCGCGGTGTCATTGATGCCGGACAAATCGTTTTATTTTCTCCCAATTTTTTATTTAACAGCTACGTCTCTTCTGTTTTGCCCGAGTTAGGGGAAGAGAATATGGAGCAGGCGACGTTTCAGGAATATATCGAGCGCCGGCTTGGCCGCACGTTCCGATGTGAAAGCCCCTTTGATCAGCTCGAATATTGCCTGGCCAAATCAAAGGAAGGGGGTTTTCTATCAAGGCTTTCGGGAATCACATGGAAGGCGGGCTTATCTTTTCAGCAATTCATTGATGAATATGTCAGCTGGCTGTCCACCGAAGGGATGATCTTTAAAAATATCGTCTTCCGCGGACAAAAACTGATCACTAAGGAACACATTCAGTCCTATTTTTACTCACTGGATCAACGACAATCCATTCCGAACCGGATAGAGCAAACGGCAAAGTGGCTGCTGAGTGAGCTTCATACATTTGAGAAAAAGGAACGGCGCAAAGATTGGGTCATTCAGGAAGCTGAGCTGCTCGACAAAGAGGATTATCTGGACGTGTACAAAAAACTGCAGGAAAGGAAACGGTTCAGTGAGAGCACGTTTAACGATTATCAAAGAGAGCAGCAGCTGCTTGCCGCCATCATTGTGAAAAAGGCGTTTAACCCGCTCAAACAGGCAATCAGGCTCCTCGCATTTCTTGATGTGAAACAGCTGTATCTGCAATTGTTTTCCGGCTGGGGAGGGACATCTCAGCATGAGAAGACGGCGCCAATAGGGGAGCAGACCCGAGCGGCATTTGCGGAAAATCAATTGCTCTATGAGGACGCGGCGCCGTTTCTTTATTTGCAGGATTTGATCGAAGGCAGAAAGAAAAATATGAAAATCAAACACCTTTTTATCGACGAAGCCCAGGACTATTCACCGTTTCAGCTGGCGTATATGAGAAGCATTTTTCCGGCCGCCAGCATGACAGTGCTCGGCGATATCAATCAGTCCATCTACGCCCATACTATACATGGCCCAAAGCGTATGGATGCGAGCTTTGAAGATGAGCCGGCTGAATATGTTCGTTTAAAGAGAACGTACAGATCGACAAGGCAGATTGTCGAGTTAACAAAAGCGATTCTTGAGGATGGAGAGGACATTGAGCCTTTTAACAGAAACGGGGAAATGCCTCTCATTTTTAAAAGCGAAGGGCGTGAAGACCTTTGTCAAAAGCTTACGAAAGAAATGGAGAGGCTTAAGAAGCAAGGGCACGAAACAATAGCCATTATTTGCAAGACTGCGAGGCAATGTATACAGGCGCACGCAAATATAAGCGAATATATAGATGCCAGGCTGATTCATAAAGAAAATCAAACATTTCAAAAGGGAGTTTGTGTTATTCCAGTGTATTTAGCGAAGGGTATTGAGTTTGACGCAGTCCTTGTCTATGATGCTTCAGAAGAACATTATCATACCGAGCACGACCGCAGGCTCTTATACACTGCCTGCACACGGGCGATGCATTCGCTGACGGTGTTTTATACAGGTAAGGCAAGTCCGTTTGTAACGGCTATGCCGCCTCATTTATACCAGGATGCTGAATGA